A genomic region of Xiphophorus couchianus chromosome 9, X_couchianus-1.0, whole genome shotgun sequence contains the following coding sequences:
- the nudt13 gene encoding NAD(P)H pyrophosphatase NUDT13, mitochondrial isoform X3 produces MSPVVIVLVSDGKRCLLGRQSSFPRGLYSALAGFCDMGETLEEALRREVAEEVGLEVQNIIYSSSQHWPFPHSSFMLACHATVSPAHSQLNVDHLELEDARWFTEEEITCALQVKAPPWRDHRPAVWLPPKHAVAHRLIMEWREQQHSQDTE; encoded by the exons ATGTCTCCAGTGGTGATTGTCCTGGTGTCTGATGGGAAACGTTGTTTGTTGGGCCGTCAGTCGTCCTTCCCTCGTGGGTTGTATAGTGCTCTTGCGGGCTTCTGTGACATGG GGGAGACTCTGGAAGAGGCTCTGCGCAGGGAGGTAGCAGAAGAGGTGGGTCTGGAAGTACAGAACATCATCTACAGTTCATCGCAGCACTGGCCATTCCCTCACAGCTCCTTCATGCTGGCCTGCCATGCCActgttagccccgcccactctCAG CTGAATGTGGACCACTTGGAGCTGGAGGATGCTCGCTGGTTTACTGAGGAAGAAATCACCTGCGCTCTGCAGGTAAAAGCTCCACCATGGAGAGATCATCGACCCGCTGTCTGGCTGCCTCCCAAACATGCTGTTGCTCACCGCCTTATCATGGAGTGGAGGGAGCAGCAACACAGCCAGGACACAGAATGA
- the rpp30 gene encoding ribonuclease P protein subunit p30 isoform X1 — MSVFMDLNVLFSADRSRLQSLVETAAHLGFSTVAINYVYESTTKMKQEVPSPVPINELIGQLPVVQGRSRPIKVLNRLTVVMSEASHFRPNDAEYRAFDLLAVQPTTEKLFHTTCMLCDIDIICISVTEKLPFFFKRAPINGAIDRGVMFEVSYASALRDSTMRRYTITNAVCLMESCKGKNVIVSSAAEKALELRGPYDIINLGALFGLSDADSKEAVSSNCRAVLLHAETRKTASGIVYTRNSQQEALQDCAGSEAPAAKRPKPT; from the exons ATGTCTGTGTTCATGGATCTGAATGTGCTGTTTTCTGCAGACAGGAGCCGCTTGCAGAGCCTCGTAGAGACAGCCGCTCACT TGGGATTTTCCACTGTCGCCATCAACTATGTATATGAATCCACAACCAAGATGAAACAG GAAGTTCCATCGCCAGTGCCGATCAATGAGCTGATTGGTCAGCTGCCTGTGGTACAAGGTCGCTCTCGTCCAATCAAAGTGCTGAATAGACTAACAGTGGTGATGTCAGAGGCCAGTCACTTT AGGCCAAATGATGCAGAGTATCGCGCCTTTGACCTCCTGGCCGTCCAGCCGACCACCGAGAAGCTCTTCCAT ACCACATGCATGCTGTGTGACATTGACATCATTTGCATCTCGGTGACAGAGAAACTTCCCTTCTTCTTCAAGAGAGCGCCCATAAACGGG GCCATTGACAGAGGAGTGATGTTTGAGGTATCATATGCCTCAGCACTCAGGGACTCCACCATGAGGCGCTACACTATTACCAACGCTGTTTGTTTGATGGAAAGCTGCAAAGGAAAG AACGTCATCGTCTCAAGTGCAGCTGAGAAG gCTTTGGAGCTTAGAGGACCTTATGACATCATTAATCT AGGGGCGCTATTTGGTCTGTCAGATGCTGACTCTAAAGAAGCCGTGTCTTCCAACTGCAGAGCCGTTTTACTGCATGCAG AAACCAGGAAGACTGCTAGTGGCATTGTGTACACCAGGAACAGTCAGCAGGAGGCCCTTCAGGACTGTGCCGGCA
- the rpp30 gene encoding ribonuclease P protein subunit p30 isoform X2 has product MLVGFSTVAINYVYESTTKMKQEVPSPVPINELIGQLPVVQGRSRPIKVLNRLTVVMSEASHFRPNDAEYRAFDLLAVQPTTEKLFHTTCMLCDIDIICISVTEKLPFFFKRAPINGAIDRGVMFEVSYASALRDSTMRRYTITNAVCLMESCKGKNVIVSSAAEKALELRGPYDIINLGALFGLSDADSKEAVSSNCRAVLLHAETRKTASGIVYTRNSQQEALQDCAGSEAPAAKRPKPT; this is encoded by the exons ATGTTAG TGGGATTTTCCACTGTCGCCATCAACTATGTATATGAATCCACAACCAAGATGAAACAG GAAGTTCCATCGCCAGTGCCGATCAATGAGCTGATTGGTCAGCTGCCTGTGGTACAAGGTCGCTCTCGTCCAATCAAAGTGCTGAATAGACTAACAGTGGTGATGTCAGAGGCCAGTCACTTT AGGCCAAATGATGCAGAGTATCGCGCCTTTGACCTCCTGGCCGTCCAGCCGACCACCGAGAAGCTCTTCCAT ACCACATGCATGCTGTGTGACATTGACATCATTTGCATCTCGGTGACAGAGAAACTTCCCTTCTTCTTCAAGAGAGCGCCCATAAACGGG GCCATTGACAGAGGAGTGATGTTTGAGGTATCATATGCCTCAGCACTCAGGGACTCCACCATGAGGCGCTACACTATTACCAACGCTGTTTGTTTGATGGAAAGCTGCAAAGGAAAG AACGTCATCGTCTCAAGTGCAGCTGAGAAG gCTTTGGAGCTTAGAGGACCTTATGACATCATTAATCT AGGGGCGCTATTTGGTCTGTCAGATGCTGACTCTAAAGAAGCCGTGTCTTCCAACTGCAGAGCCGTTTTACTGCATGCAG AAACCAGGAAGACTGCTAGTGGCATTGTGTACACCAGGAACAGTCAGCAGGAGGCCCTTCAGGACTGTGCCGGCA